A DNA window from Anastrepha ludens isolate Willacy chromosome 6, idAnaLude1.1, whole genome shotgun sequence contains the following coding sequences:
- the LOC128867309 gene encoding uncharacterized protein LOC128867309 isoform X1, producing MLQTNVLRAVAPLLLLSVALLCGSIGHTQAQENTMLQIPPSLVECYNTSYFMNRDNRLPATIDTLISLIEKVENTQSYTYTMRTLAVALLQRFRQDGIQRTYGVAETPGVIPYSPSGFQFPKCRILLSRLIPGNAMTFPNQTLTREERCSLHFMLSSSIETRMRGDESQICSQLSQYRAQRLRRSPNTERNSNFIGDVEMLESVRAKAQKRGLKQKGAYNSYDYDWGWANSGTTTSTSISQCPVENGVIWTPWGTVSAGALMAGIATGLQQQTVQLRTLLALSSRQNGYKSLPQTTTVNVDNRWAATLAGDLSEVALVQVPFTTTETATVGSSGAWNSTVMPKWYFLSQRQNMEMTDAEIRGGLDGLIIAKNIVTWQSQASGMKLSQLLRMYYSMNGVLNSGIMACNRISNFNTYAPSADMVAQTSAFSQVLDREMQLGVTLSAANIAEFSGSAASALQTYVPNSLNDVTCPVSSSANDIANVTTPMTNIYVFLDTTWQYSNIVDYVNYILQRLNVKPYASMVTLLSAGNGSIIVNTTNYLPDLYQGWNVTTQAQYPAGFNLPTVLQTITNLTQAYMNAEQTNSSVGGRSLVALLVPYSTVQVSSTDSTYAITQLQTIYEQVPDLHFIYYTSGTISRFANFVRNATSDLFTLSTASTASTSSGPVVSRIIQIPRRLINPRCGSTWYTPSWGTDQLAQYINPNAINFYRMAPNYFYGTGSNRNVAIQSSSGVQFIICTSRTVPLPTQSNATNSNGDITCAAIGNGFSYDLSNACNGYSYIGQCPPLYISVQSPASVTSSVSCTENACQAPNQARYVVSVTNLGCYSGVAGLFASFATLVLAYGLREALQ from the exons ATGCTGCAAACGAATGTGTTGCGCGCCGTCGCACCACTGCTGCTGCTCAGTGTTGCATTACTATGCGGCAGCATAGGCCACACGCAAGCACAAGAGAACACCATGCTACAAATTCCGCCGTCGCTGGTGGAATGTTACAATACCAGCTACTTTATGAATCGCGACAACCGTCTGCCCGCCACCATCGATACGCTCATCTCGCTGATCGAAAAAGTCGAGAACACGCAGAGCTACACCTACACTATGCGTACGCTTGCGGTGGCGCTATTGCAACGCTTTCGGCAGGATGGCATTCAGCGCACATACGGCGTAGCCGAAACACCCGGCGTCATACCCTACAGTCCGAGTGGTTTCCAGTTTCCGAAATGCCGTATATTGTTGTCACGCCTCATACCCGGCAATGCCATGACTTTTCCCAACCAGACGCTAACACGTGAGGAACGTTGTTCATTGCATTTCATGCTCTCCAGTTCAATTGAGACGCGCATGCGTGGCGATGAATCACAAATATGCAGTCAATTGTCACAGTATCGCGCACAGCGCTTGCGCCGCTCACCAAATACGGAGCGCAATAGCAACTTTATTGGCGATGTGGAAATGTTGGAGAGCGTGAGAGCTAAAGCACAGAAACGCGGTCTTAAGCAAAAGGGCGCTTACAATTCCTACGACTACGATTGGGGCTGGGCTAACTCGGGCACCACGACCAGCACCTCGATCAGTCAGTGTCCCGTTGAGAATGGTGTTATCTGGACACCTTGGGGTACGGTGTCTGCTGGTGCGCTCATGGCGGGTATCGCCACAGGTTTACAACAACAAACTGTGCAGTTGCGCACACTGCTCGCGCTGTCGAGCCGCCAAAATGGTTATAAGAGTTTGCCACAGACAACCACCGTCAATGTAGATAATCGTTGGGCTGCTACATTGGCTGGTGATCTGTCCGAAGTGGCGTTGGTGCAGGTGCCTTTCACAACCACCGAAACAGCCACGGTGGGTTCGAGTGGTGCCTGGAATAGCACAGTAATGCCGAAATGGTATTTCTTGTCGCAGCGACAAAACATGGAAATGACTGATGCCGAGATTCGTGGCGGTCTGGATGGTCTGATCATTGCTAAAAACATTGTCACCTGGCAGAGCCAGGCGAGTGGTATGAAACTATCGCAGCTACTACGTATGTACTATTCTATGAATGGCGTTTTGAACAGCGGCATTATGGCGTGCAATCGCATAAGTAATTTCAACACATACGCACCCAGTGCGGATATGGTGGCACAGACGAGCGCCTTCTCGCAGGTATTAGATCGTGAAATGCAATTGGGCGTCACTCTATCGGCAGCAAACATTGCGGAGTTCTCCGGGTCAGCGGCCTCTGCGCTTCAAACCTATGTTc CGAATAGTCTTAATGACGTCACCTGCCCTGTTAGCAGCAGCGCCAACGACATAGCCAATGTGACAACACCCATGACTAATATCTATGTATTCTTGGACACCACGTGGCAATACAGCAACATCGTTGACTATGTCAA TTACATACTCCAGCGTCTGAACGTGAAACCCTATGCCAGTATGGTGACATTACTTTCTGCAGGCAATGGTTCAATTATTGTCAATACTACCAATTACCTGCCCGATCTTTATCAGGGGTGGAATGTGACCACACAAGCACAAT ACCCTGCTGGCTTTAATTTACCCACCGTTTTACAAACAATAACAAACCTCACGCAGGCCTACATGAATGCTGAACAAACGAATTCATCCGTTGGTGGGCGCTCTCTAGTCGCTCTGCTGGTCCCCTACAGTACTGTTCAGGTGAGCTCCACCGACTCAACTTACGCCATCACACAGTTGCAAACTATTTACGAACAAGTACCCGATCTGCACTTCATTTACTACACAAGCGGCACAATCAGCCGCTTTGCCAATTTCGTACGCAATGCGACCTCAGATTTGTTTACACTGAGTACGGCTAGCACGGCATCCACTTCTTCCGGCCCTGTGGTGTCGCGTATTATTCAGA TTCCACGTCGTCTAATCAATCCACGTTGTGGCTCTACCTGGTACACTCCATCTTGGGGTACTGATCAATTGGCGCAGTATATAAATCCGAATGCCATAAACTTCTATCGTATGGCACCCAACTATTTCTATGGCACTGGCAGTAATCGCAACGTAGCCATACAATCCTCCAGTGGCGTACAATTCATCATTTGCACCTCGCGCACCGTTCCTCTGCCTACCCAGAGCAATGCCACCAACAGCAATGGTGACATAACTTGTGCCGCAATCGGCAATGGTTTCTCGTATGACTTATCGAATGCATGCAACGGTTATAGTTACATTGGTCAATGTCCACCGCTCTACATCTCAGTGCAATCACCAGCCTCAGTGACCTCTTCGGTATCGTGCACCGAAAACGCATGCCAAGCACCGAATCAGGCGCGCTATGTAGTCTCGGTCACGAACCTGGGTTGTTACAGTGGCGTAGCAGGCCTCTTTGCCAGTTTTGCCACCCTCGTGCTGGCGTATGGCTTACGCGAGGCATTGCAGTAG